A DNA window from Pedomonas mirosovicensis contains the following coding sequences:
- the rpsO gene encoding 30S ribosomal protein S15, with the protein MSITAEKKQALIADFARGGTDTGSPEVQVAILTERIANLTEHFKTHKKDNHSRRGLLMLVNKRRKLLDYVKSRDVARYQALIERLGLRR; encoded by the coding sequence ATGTCGATTACGGCTGAAAAGAAGCAGGCGCTCATCGCTGACTTTGCCCGTGGTGGCACCGACACCGGTTCGCCGGAAGTCCAGGTTGCGATCCTCACCGAGCGCATCGCCAACCTCACCGAGCACTTCAAGACCCACAAGAAGGACAACCACTCCCGTCGTGGCCTTCTGATGCTGGTCAACAAGCGCCGCAAGCTGCTTGACTACGTGAAGTCGCGCGACGTTGCGCGTTATCAGGCTCTGATCGAGCGCCTGGGTCTGCGTCGCTAA
- the pnp gene encoding polyribonucleotide nucleotidyltransferase yields MFDIQKKEVIWGGRKLTLETGRIARQADGAVLATYGETAVLCTVVGAKSVKEGQDFFPLTVHYQEKFFAAGKIPGGYFKREGRPTERETLISRLIDRPIRPLFPEGFYNEVLVICQTMSYDGENDPDVVAMVGASAALTLSGIPFLGPIGAARVGYINGEYVLNPTIEQMGESALDLVVSGTRDAVLMVESEAKELPEDVMLGAVMFGQKAAHPVIDAIIDLAEAAAKEPWVLAEKPDTSAVEKALRDLVEADLRAAYAITAKSERRALIDAAKTKAVEALGEEHGAQLIGKLLKKLEQDIVRTAILKEGKRIDGRDTKTVRPIDVQTQILPRTHGSALFTRGETQAIVTTTLGTGDDEQMIDSLEGTRHEHFMLHYNFPSYSVGEVGRFGFQGRREIGHGKLAWRALRPVLPAKDAFPYTIRVVSDITESNGSSSMATVCGGSLAMMDAGVPLVRPVSGIAMGLILEGKEFAVLSDILGDEDHLGDMDFKVAGTEQGITALQMDIKVAGITEEIMKVALEQANAGRAHILGVMNQALGGTRQEMSQHAPRIETIKIPKDKIREVIGTGGKVIREIVEVTGAKIDIEDDGTVKVASSNQDQIKAALKWIEGIVAEPEVGRIYEGKVVSIVDFGAFVNFLGSRDGLVHISEIKPERVAKVADVLKEGEMVKVKVLGIDDRGKVRLSMRLVNQETGEELPDERPAREPRGDRPEREPRAEGGEGEGEGEGRGRGDRDRRRRRSPRSDG; encoded by the coding sequence ATGTTTGATATTCAGAAGAAAGAAGTGATCTGGGGCGGGCGCAAGCTCACTCTGGAGACGGGCCGCATTGCCCGTCAGGCCGATGGCGCCGTGCTCGCCACCTACGGCGAAACCGCCGTTCTGTGCACCGTGGTGGGCGCCAAGAGCGTCAAGGAAGGGCAAGACTTCTTTCCCTTGACCGTCCACTACCAGGAAAAGTTTTTCGCCGCCGGTAAGATTCCGGGCGGCTACTTCAAGCGCGAGGGCCGCCCGACGGAGCGCGAGACCCTGATCTCCCGCCTGATCGACCGCCCGATCCGTCCGCTGTTCCCGGAAGGCTTCTACAACGAAGTCCTCGTGATCTGCCAGACCATGTCCTACGACGGCGAGAACGATCCGGACGTGGTGGCGATGGTCGGCGCGTCCGCCGCCCTCACCCTTTCGGGCATTCCGTTCCTGGGCCCCATCGGCGCGGCCCGCGTCGGCTACATCAACGGCGAGTATGTGCTGAACCCAACCATCGAGCAGATGGGCGAATCCGCCCTCGATCTGGTGGTCTCCGGCACCCGTGACGCCGTGCTGATGGTCGAATCGGAAGCCAAGGAGCTGCCGGAAGACGTGATGCTCGGCGCGGTGATGTTCGGCCAGAAGGCCGCGCACCCGGTCATCGACGCCATCATCGACCTGGCCGAAGCCGCCGCCAAGGAGCCGTGGGTTCTGGCCGAGAAGCCGGACACCTCGGCCGTGGAGAAGGCGCTGCGCGATCTGGTCGAGGCCGACCTGCGCGCGGCTTACGCCATCACCGCCAAGTCCGAGCGTCGCGCCCTCATCGACGCCGCCAAGACCAAGGCGGTCGAGGCTCTGGGCGAGGAGCACGGCGCGCAGCTCATCGGCAAGCTGCTGAAGAAGCTGGAGCAGGACATCGTCCGCACCGCCATCCTCAAGGAAGGCAAGCGCATCGATGGCCGCGACACCAAGACCGTGCGCCCGATCGACGTGCAGACCCAGATCCTGCCGCGCACCCACGGTTCGGCGCTGTTCACCCGCGGCGAGACCCAGGCCATCGTCACCACGACGCTGGGCACGGGCGATGACGAGCAGATGATCGACAGCCTCGAGGGCACCCGCCACGAGCACTTCATGCTGCACTACAACTTCCCGTCCTATTCGGTCGGCGAAGTGGGCCGCTTCGGCTTCCAGGGCCGCCGCGAAATCGGCCACGGCAAGCTGGCCTGGCGCGCGCTGCGTCCGGTGCTGCCGGCGAAGGACGCCTTCCCGTACACCATCCGCGTGGTGTCGGACATCACCGAGTCCAACGGTTCCTCCTCCATGGCCACCGTCTGCGGCGGCTCGCTGGCGATGATGGACGCAGGCGTGCCGCTGGTGCGCCCGGTTTCCGGCATCGCCATGGGCCTCATCCTCGAGGGCAAGGAGTTCGCCGTTCTGTCCGACATCCTGGGTGACGAAGATCACCTGGGCGACATGGACTTCAAGGTGGCGGGCACCGAGCAGGGCATCACCGCCCTGCAGATGGACATCAAGGTGGCCGGCATCACCGAGGAGATCATGAAGGTCGCGCTGGAGCAGGCCAACGCGGGCCGCGCTCACATTCTCGGCGTCATGAACCAGGCCCTCGGCGGCACCCGCCAGGAGATGTCGCAGCACGCGCCGCGCATCGAGACCATCAAGATCCCGAAGGACAAGATCCGCGAAGTCATCGGCACCGGCGGCAAGGTCATCCGCGAGATCGTGGAAGTCACCGGCGCGAAGATCGACATCGAGGACGACGGCACCGTCAAGGTCGCCTCCTCGAACCAGGACCAGATCAAGGCCGCCCTCAAGTGGATCGAGGGCATCGTGGCCGAGCCGGAAGTCGGCCGGATCTACGAAGGCAAGGTCGTCTCCATCGTCGACTTCGGCGCGTTCGTGAACTTCCTCGGCAGCCGTGACGGCCTCGTCCACATCTCCGAGATCAAGCCGGAGCGCGTGGCTAAGGTGGCGGACGTCCTCAAGGAAGGCGAGATGGTCAAGGTCAAGGTGCTCGGCATCGACGACCGCGGCAAGGTTCGCCTGTCCATGCGTCTCGTGAACCAGGAGACCGGCGAGGAACTGCCGGACGAGCGCCCGGCCCGCGAGCCGCGCGGCGACCGTCCGGAGCGCGAGCCCCGCGCCGAAGGCGGCGAGGGCGAAGGCGAAGGCGAAGGCCGGGGTCGCGGTGACCGCGATCGCCGTCGTCGCCGCAGCCCGCGCAGCGACGGCTAA
- a CDS encoding NAD(P)H-dependent flavin oxidoreductase, whose protein sequence is MFKSLNAVRIGGREVLPLIEGGKGISATNHMSSGAWALAGGIGTVSAVNADSYDADGNIIPQIYNGRTRRDRHEELIRYAIEGGVEQVRRAWEVASGKGAININILWEMGGAQRVLEGVLERTKGLVAGVTCGAGMPYRLSEIAASHGVHYYPIVSSARAFRALWKRAYHKAAEWLGAVVYEDPWRAGGHNGLSNAEDPLKPEDPYPRVKAIRDVMRQEGIPDDVPIVMAGGVWNLSEWEHWIDNKELGAVAFQFGTRPLVTQESPIPDEWKQRLLTLEEGDVLLHRFSPTGFYSSAVRNPFLRELEARSERQIPFTTEEVGEHVFELDAGNLPRGQKAFVTQGDLFRAREWAALGYTEALKTPDSTLVFVTPESKAEIRKDQSDCMGCLSQCSFSSWADNEKNTTGYLADPRSFCIQKTLQSIGHGGDVEQNLMFAGHNAYRFKSDPFYSNGFIPTVKQLIERIVSGK, encoded by the coding sequence ATGTTTAAATCGCTCAATGCCGTTCGGATCGGTGGACGTGAAGTCCTTCCGCTGATTGAAGGCGGCAAGGGCATTTCCGCCACCAACCACATGTCCTCTGGCGCCTGGGCGCTGGCCGGTGGCATCGGCACCGTATCGGCCGTGAACGCCGATTCCTATGACGCCGACGGCAACATCATCCCGCAGATTTATAACGGCCGCACCCGCCGCGATCGCCATGAGGAGCTGATTCGCTACGCCATCGAAGGCGGCGTGGAGCAGGTGCGCCGGGCCTGGGAAGTCGCTTCCGGCAAGGGCGCGATCAACATCAACATCCTGTGGGAAATGGGCGGCGCGCAGCGCGTGCTCGAAGGCGTGCTGGAGCGCACCAAGGGCCTGGTCGCGGGCGTCACCTGCGGCGCGGGCATGCCCTACCGGCTTTCCGAAATCGCAGCTTCGCACGGCGTGCACTACTATCCCATCGTCTCCTCCGCCCGCGCCTTCCGCGCGCTGTGGAAGCGCGCCTACCACAAGGCGGCCGAATGGCTGGGCGCGGTGGTCTATGAAGACCCGTGGCGGGCGGGCGGCCACAACGGCCTCTCCAACGCCGAAGATCCGCTGAAGCCGGAAGATCCGTACCCACGCGTCAAGGCGATCCGCGATGTGATGCGCCAGGAAGGCATTCCGGACGACGTGCCCATCGTCATGGCGGGCGGCGTCTGGAACCTCTCCGAGTGGGAGCACTGGATCGACAACAAGGAGCTGGGGGCCGTCGCCTTCCAGTTCGGCACCCGGCCGCTCGTCACCCAGGAAAGCCCCATCCCGGATGAGTGGAAGCAGCGCCTCCTCACGCTGGAAGAAGGCGACGTGCTGCTGCATCGCTTCTCGCCGACCGGCTTCTACTCCTCTGCGGTGCGGAACCCGTTCCTGCGGGAGCTGGAAGCCCGCTCCGAGCGGCAGATCCCCTTCACCACCGAGGAGGTAGGCGAGCACGTGTTCGAGCTGGACGCCGGCAACCTGCCGCGCGGCCAGAAGGCGTTCGTGACGCAGGGCGACCTGTTCCGCGCCCGCGAATGGGCGGCGCTGGGCTACACCGAAGCGCTGAAGACGCCGGATTCGACCCTCGTGTTCGTGACGCCCGAAAGCAAGGCCGAGATCCGCAAGGACCAGTCGGACTGCATGGGCTGCCTGTCGCAGTGCAGCTTCTCCAGCTGGGCGGACAACGAGAAGAACACCACCGGGTATCTCGCCGACCCGCGCTCCTTCTGCATCCAGAAGACGCTGCAATCCATCGGCCATGGCGGCGATGTGGAACAGAACCTCATGTTCGCCGGCCACAACGCCTACCGCTTCAAGAGCGACCCGTTCTACTCCAACGGCTTCATCCCCACGGTGAAGCAGCTCATCGAGCGCATCGTCTCCGGCAAGTAA
- a CDS encoding universal stress protein gives MVEQSNPQAAGGAPEGGSQHSGSGSGSKSGRARKYVVVVDQTPECRVALRYAAGRARHTPGGQVVILYVLPPLDFVQWGGVQNVMEQEAREQAEALLEAFAVDVEKICGCPAQIEIRQGKSIDQVQAVIRDDPSVVRLILAASAKGDPGPLVAFFSGQIAGSLPCPVTIVPGSMTPEATDAIAQID, from the coding sequence ATGGTTGAGCAGTCCAATCCCCAGGCTGCTGGCGGCGCGCCGGAAGGCGGCAGCCAGCACAGTGGAAGCGGCAGCGGCAGCAAGAGCGGGCGCGCTCGCAAATATGTTGTGGTTGTCGACCAGACGCCGGAATGCCGGGTCGCCCTCCGTTACGCGGCCGGGCGGGCCCGCCATACGCCCGGCGGGCAGGTGGTTATCCTCTACGTGCTGCCCCCGCTCGACTTCGTGCAATGGGGCGGCGTGCAGAACGTGATGGAGCAGGAGGCCCGCGAACAGGCCGAAGCCCTGCTGGAAGCCTTCGCCGTGGACGTGGAGAAGATCTGCGGCTGCCCGGCCCAAATCGAAATCCGCCAGGGCAAGTCCATCGACCAGGTGCAGGCCGTCATCCGCGACGATCCCAGCGTGGTGCGCCTCATCCTCGCCGCCTCGGCCAAGGGCGACCCCGGCCCGCTGGTGGCCTTCTTCTCCGGCCAGATCGCCGGCTCCCTGCCGTGCCCCGTCACCATCGTCCCCGGCAGCATGACCCCCGAAGCCACCGACGCCATCGCGCAGATCGATTGA
- a CDS encoding copper resistance system multicopper oxidase → MMNIPLKRRTLLRAGALGLAGACLPSLLPAWARSGTQGLTAGASPLTGEDIHLHVGHSRFTVGGRSGHAVTLNGVLPAPLIRLREGQKVRLHVHNGLEEDTSIHWHGLILPFHMDGVPGISFPGIAPKSVFTYEFPVKQSGTYWYHSHSGLQEQQGHYGPLVIDPKDADPVHYDREHVIVLSDWTFLHPHKILEKVKQEGGYFNRQRQTVFGGLAGDDPEERMTPMERFAWGRMRMDPTDISDVTGSIYTYLINGHGPEENWTGLFRPGERVRLRFINASAMTIFNVRIPGLPLTIVQADGQNVKPVETDEFQISVAETYDVIVTPTEAQAHTIVAESIDRSGLTRATLAPRLGMEAPVPPLRPRPTLSMRDMGMGSMDHGSMDHSGHGASSPVKIGVGVDMVAAMPVDRTADRPLGLENEPHRVLTYHQLTPLTPFADMRPPTRRIDIHLTGNMERFMWSFDGQKLNEGLEPIRLARNERVRVRLINNSMMNHPIHIHGHFFELVTGMPGGNPVKHTVNVMPGGTASFDLTADAPGDWAFHCHLLYHMHAGMMNVVKIRPLDDIAAASPSPEDHSGHGAHAPPAAEAHGAHHGHHAMTGDDA, encoded by the coding sequence ATGATGAACATACCTCTCAAGCGGCGAACCCTGTTGCGCGCCGGGGCGCTGGGCCTGGCGGGCGCGTGCCTGCCCTCGCTGCTGCCCGCCTGGGCGCGCAGCGGCACGCAGGGCCTCACGGCCGGCGCTTCCCCCCTTACGGGCGAGGACATTCACCTGCACGTCGGGCATAGCCGCTTCACGGTGGGCGGCCGGTCGGGCCATGCGGTCACGCTGAACGGCGTGCTGCCCGCCCCGCTCATCCGCCTGCGCGAGGGGCAGAAGGTGCGCCTTCACGTGCACAACGGGCTTGAGGAAGACACCTCCATCCACTGGCACGGGCTCATCCTGCCGTTTCACATGGATGGCGTGCCGGGCATCAGCTTCCCCGGCATCGCGCCGAAGTCCGTGTTCACCTATGAGTTTCCGGTCAAGCAGAGCGGCACCTACTGGTATCACAGCCACTCCGGCCTGCAGGAGCAGCAGGGGCATTACGGCCCGCTGGTGATCGACCCCAAGGACGCCGACCCGGTGCACTACGACCGCGAGCACGTCATCGTGCTGTCGGACTGGACCTTCCTTCACCCGCACAAAATTCTGGAGAAGGTGAAGCAGGAGGGCGGCTATTTCAACCGCCAGCGGCAGACCGTATTCGGCGGCCTTGCGGGTGATGACCCCGAGGAGCGCATGACCCCGATGGAGCGCTTCGCCTGGGGCCGGATGCGGATGGACCCCACGGACATTTCGGATGTAACGGGCTCGATCTACACCTATCTCATCAACGGCCACGGCCCTGAGGAAAACTGGACCGGCCTGTTCAGGCCCGGCGAGCGCGTGCGGCTGCGCTTCATCAACGCCTCGGCCATGACCATCTTCAACGTGCGGATTCCGGGCCTGCCCCTCACCATCGTGCAGGCGGACGGGCAGAACGTGAAGCCGGTGGAGACGGACGAGTTCCAGATCTCCGTCGCCGAGACCTACGATGTCATCGTCACGCCCACCGAGGCGCAGGCCCACACGATCGTCGCTGAATCCATCGACCGCTCAGGGCTCACCCGCGCGACGCTCGCGCCCCGGCTTGGCATGGAAGCGCCCGTGCCGCCCTTGCGCCCCCGCCCCACCCTTTCCATGCGCGACATGGGGATGGGCAGCATGGATCATGGCAGCATGGATCATTCCGGGCACGGCGCATCCTCTCCGGTGAAGATCGGCGTCGGCGTGGACATGGTTGCCGCCATGCCGGTCGACCGCACCGCCGATCGCCCGCTGGGGCTGGAGAACGAGCCCCACCGGGTGCTCACCTACCACCAGCTGACGCCGCTCACGCCCTTTGCGGACATGCGCCCGCCCACACGGCGCATCGACATCCACCTCACCGGCAACATGGAGCGGTTCATGTGGTCGTTCGACGGCCAGAAGCTGAACGAGGGGCTGGAGCCGATCCGCCTCGCCCGCAACGAGCGGGTGCGGGTGCGGCTCATCAACAACAGCATGATGAACCATCCCATCCACATCCACGGCCACTTCTTCGAGCTGGTGACCGGAATGCCGGGCGGCAACCCGGTGAAGCACACGGTGAACGTGATGCCGGGCGGCACGGCCAGCTTCGATTTAACCGCCGACGCTCCCGGCGACTGGGCGTTCCACTGCCACCTGCTCTACCACATGCACGCAGGGATGATGAATGTGGTGAAGATTCGCCCGCTGGACGATATCGCGGCGGCGTCCCCGTCGCCGGAGGATCACTCCGGCCACGGCGCCCACGCGCCGCCCGCCGCCGAGGCGCATGGCGCGCATCACGGCCACCACGCCATGACGGGAGACGACGCATGA
- a CDS encoding copper resistance protein B, giving the protein MSRLGLLAAACALAVLAAPARAQEANPHAGHDMGQLPTSPESMDHGQMQHGAHAGHQMMPAPMSPAEASQPPLAPPPPEAFTGPENAADIVWNPKLMARVRKTELIDMHGRFRGSKLMVDRLEYRGQDGRDGYLWDAEGWIGGDYDKLWIKTEGEGAFEEALESAEVQALWSHAISPWFDVQAGVRYDIRPRPKGSDAGRAHAILGLQGLAPYWLEVDAALFLSGKGDLTARIEAEHDMCLTNSLILQPRAEVDLAAQNVAETGTGSGLSSFEAGLRLRYEFIPEFAPYIGIEYARLFGNTRDYARAEGEDTGGWSFLVGVRTWF; this is encoded by the coding sequence ATGAGCCGCCTCGGCCTGCTTGCCGCCGCCTGCGCCCTTGCCGTCCTTGCTGCTCCCGCCAGGGCGCAGGAGGCCAACCCCCACGCCGGGCACGACATGGGCCAGCTGCCCACGAGCCCTGAGAGCATGGATCATGGGCAGATGCAGCATGGCGCCCACGCCGGGCACCAGATGATGCCTGCCCCCATGTCCCCGGCCGAAGCGAGCCAGCCCCCGCTGGCCCCGCCGCCACCTGAAGCCTTTACCGGCCCGGAGAACGCGGCCGACATCGTGTGGAACCCCAAACTCATGGCCCGCGTCCGCAAGACCGAGCTGATCGATATGCACGGCCGTTTCCGCGGCTCCAAGCTGATGGTCGACCGGCTGGAATACCGAGGGCAGGACGGCCGCGATGGTTACCTGTGGGACGCCGAGGGGTGGATCGGCGGCGATTACGACAAGCTGTGGATCAAGACCGAGGGCGAAGGCGCGTTCGAAGAAGCGCTTGAAAGCGCCGAGGTGCAGGCGCTGTGGAGCCACGCCATCAGCCCCTGGTTCGATGTGCAGGCGGGCGTGCGCTATGACATTCGCCCCCGGCCCAAGGGTTCCGACGCCGGCCGCGCCCATGCCATCCTCGGCCTCCAGGGCCTCGCGCCCTACTGGCTTGAGGTGGACGCCGCCCTGTTCCTCTCCGGAAAGGGCGACCTCACCGCGCGGATCGAGGCCGAGCACGACATGTGCCTCACCAACAGCCTCATCCTCCAGCCCCGGGCGGAGGTGGACCTCGCCGCACAGAACGTCGCGGAGACCGGCACCGGCTCCGGCCTTTCTTCCTTCGAGGCCGGCCTGCGCCTGCGCTACGAATTCATCCCCGAGTTCGCGCCCTACATCGGCATCGAATACGCCCGCCTGTTCGGCAACACCCGCGATTACGCCCGCGCCGAAGGCGAGGATACGGGCGGATGGTCCTTCCTCGTCGGCGTGAGAACATGGTTTTGA
- a CDS encoding DUF4136 domain-containing protein: MASRPGTTFAPYYYSWRYRAFYPWGWGAYDPFWGGPFNDTEVYSYTVYTRTLSMDIVRPGTGGKDAGAVPLFEGRVESVGKDNRLPEVMPYLVQAMFTDFPGTSGVTKQVKIDLPNK, from the coding sequence ATCGCGAGCCGCCCCGGCACCACCTTCGCGCCCTACTACTACAGCTGGCGCTACCGGGCCTTCTACCCCTGGGGCTGGGGTGCGTATGACCCCTTCTGGGGCGGCCCGTTCAACGACACCGAGGTCTATTCCTACACCGTCTACACCCGCACCCTGAGCATGGACATCGTGCGTCCGGGCACGGGCGGAAAGGATGCCGGTGCGGTGCCGCTGTTCGAGGGACGGGTGGAATCGGTTGGCAAGGACAACCGCCTGCCGGAGGTGATGCCCTATCTGGTTCAGGCCATGTTCACGGACTTCCCAGGAACGTCAGGCGTAACCAAGCAGGTGAAGATCGACCTGCCCAACAAATAA